The Triticum aestivum cultivar Chinese Spring chromosome 3A, IWGSC CS RefSeq v2.1, whole genome shotgun sequence genome includes a region encoding these proteins:
- the LOC123060950 gene encoding importin subunit alpha-1a, with the protein MSVRPSERADARRNRYKVTVDADEGRRRREDNMVEIRKNRREESLLKKRREGLQAQAPIPAAGVEKKLESLPAMVGGVYSEDNNLQLEATTQFRKLLSIERSPPIEEVIQSGVVPRFVQFLTREDFPQLQFEAAWALTNIASGTSENTKVVIDHGAVPIFVKLLASGSDDVREQAVWALGNVAGDSPKCRDLVLANGALMPLLAQLNEHAKLSMLRNATWTLSNFCRGKPQPAFDQTKPALPALARLIHSNDEEVLTDACWALSYLSDGTNDKIQSVIDAGVCPRLVELLLHPSPSVLIPALRTVGNIVTGDDSQTQCIIDHQALGCLLSLLTQNHKKSIKKEACWTVSNITAGNKDQIQAVITAGIIGPLVHLLQTAEFDIKKEAAWAISNATSGGSHDQIKYLVSEGCIKPLCDLLLCPDPRIVTVCLEGLENILKVGETDKNLGASGEGNVYAQMIDEAEGLEKIENLQSHDNNEIYEKAVKILEAYWMEEEDDAMGATMEAPTGVAFDFGQGGNPDLNLG; encoded by the exons ATGTCGGTGCGTCCGAGCGAGCGGGCCGACGCGCGGCGGAACCGCTACAAGGTGACGGTGGACGCcgatgaggggcggcggcggcgcgaggacaACATGGTGGAGATCCGCAAGAACCGCCGCGAGGAGAGCCTCCTCAAGAAGCGCCGCGAGGGGCTCCAGGCCCAGGCTCCTATCCCTGCCGCCGGCGTCGAGAAGAAG CTTGAAAGCTTACCTGCTATGGTTGGTGGGGTTTATTCCGAGGATAACAACCTGCAGCTTGAGGCAACGACACAATTCCGCAAGTTGCTTTCTATAG AAAGGAGCCCCCCAATCGAAGAAGTTATCCAATCAGGCGTTGTTCCTCGATTTGTGCAGTTTCTTACTAGAGAGGATTTCCCCCAACTCCAG TTTGAAGCAGCGTGGGCACTCACAAACATTGCGTCTGGCACATCAGAGAATACCAAGGTTGTCATTGATCATGGGGCAGTTCCAATATTTGTGAAGCTTCTTGCATCTGGCAGCGATGATGTTCGTGAGCAG GCTGTCTGGGCATTGGGCAATGTTGCTGGTGACTCCCCAAAGTGCCGCGACCTTGTACTCGCAAATGGTGCATTGATGCCTCTGCTAGCACAGTTGAATGAGCATGCTAAACTCTCCATGTTAAGGAATGCGACCTGGACTTTATCAAATTTCTGCAGAGGAAAGCCACAGCCAGCATTTGATCAG ACTAAGCCTGCTCTGCCAGCACTTGCACGACTTATCCATTCCAATGATGAGGAAGTTTTAACTGATGCATGCTGGGCTCTTTCGTATCTCTCTGATGGCACCAATGACAAGATCCAATCTGTGATTGATGCTGGTGTCTGTCCCCGGCTTGTGGAGCTTCTCCT CCATCCATCACCTTCAGTGCTTATACCTGCACTACGAACTGTTGGAAATATTGTCACAGGAGATGACTCGCAAACTCAG TGCATCATTGATCATCAAGCTCTTGGGTGTCTCCTAAGTCTGTTGACACAAAATCACAAGAAAAGCATCAAGAAAGAGGCCTGCTGGACTGTTTCAAATATCACTGCTGGTAACAAAGATCAGATACAG GCTGTGATTACTGCTGGGATTATTGGTCCTCTGGTGCATCTGCTGCAAACGGCTGAATTCGATATCAAGAAGGAGGCTGCTTGGGCCATCTCGAATGCTACCTCCGGTGGTTCCCACGACCAAATCAA GTATTTGGTTAGCGAGGGCTGCATCAAGCCACTGTGTGACCTCCTGCTTTGCCCAGATCCAAGGATTGTTACTGTTTGCTTGGAGGGTCTTGAGAACATTctcaaagttggagaaactgataaGAATTTGGGTGCTTCTGGGGAGGGGAATGTCTATGCGCAGATGATTGATGAAGCAGAGGGCCTGGAAAAGATTGAGAACCTGCAGAGCCAtgataacaatgaaatctatgaGAAGGCTGTGAAGATTCTCGAGGCTTACTGGATGGAGGAGGAAGATGATGCGATGGGGGCAACTATGGAAGCTCCCACAGGTGTTGCCTTTGACTTTGGCCAAGGTGGCAACCCTGATCTGAACTTGGGCTGA
- the LOC123060951 gene encoding uncharacterized protein, with protein sequence MRPAVTHDDLSLRKAQERRAGRSGSQIAVALVALSVLCGLVSFILCLAAEGSRSEVSNYLMTVAGSGAQVELCFYNGSGRSALAFSIGAFLLLAVAMFAVHAYMLLAVASPDSAAAGLAVAEDHPRVSSATNTLTWQTCCLFFVTWICFGLAEVLLMIGIGVESGHVSDWRRPRQVCHRVRPGMFAAAGILGLITVVVGFVVYVTAVHTQKLLRQHGGGHYPPHPGSAPYPSVQQHHLQPPVSYPPYPAPHPHPHPAPNAPEITAAACQVQSSNAWCITKDKEYTDV encoded by the exons ATGCGGCCGGCCGTGACGCACGACGACCTGTCCCTCCGCAAGGCGCAGGAGCGCCGGGCGGGGCGCTCCGGCAGCCAGATCGCCGTCGCCCTCGTCGCGCTCTCCGTGCTCTGCGGCCTCGTCAGCTTCATCCTCTGCCTCGCCGCCGAGGGCTCGCGCTCCGAg GTGTCCAACTACCTGATGACCGTGGCCGGGAGCGGGGCGCAGGTGGAGCTGTGCTTCTACAACGGCAGCGGCCGCTCGGCGCTCGCCTTCTCCATCGGCGCCTTCCTGCTGCTGGCCGTCGCCATGTTCGCCGTGCACGCCTACATGCTGCTCGCCGTCGCttcgccggactccgccgccgctggCCTCGCCGTCGCCGAGGACCACCCCCGCGTGTCCTCCGCCACCAACACCCTCACCTGGCAAACCTGCTGCCTCTTCTTCGTCACGTG GATTTGCTTCGGGCTCGCGGAGGTGCTGCTCATGATCGGGATCGGGGTGGAGTCCGGCCACGTCAGCGACTGGCGGAGGCCGCGGCAGGTGTGCCACCGGGTGCGCCCGGGGATGTTCGCGGCGGCGGGGATACTGGGGCTCATCACCGTCGTCGTTGGCTTCGTCGTCTACGTGACCGCGGTGCACACGCAGAAGCTGCTGAGGCAGCACGGCGGCGGCCACTACCCGCCGCACCCCGGCAGCGCCCCGTACCCCAGCGTCCAGCAGCACCACCTGCAGCCGCCCGTGTCGTACCCACCATACCCGGCCCCGCACCCACACCCTCATCCGGCGCCGAATGCGCCGGAGATCACAGCGGCCGCGTGCCAGGTGCAGTCCAGCAACGCGTGGTGCATCACCAAGGACAAGGAGTACACCGATGTTTGA